In Mixophyes fleayi isolate aMixFle1 chromosome 4, aMixFle1.hap1, whole genome shotgun sequence, the following proteins share a genomic window:
- the AVPR1A gene encoding vasopressin V1a receptor yields MRSYADGNSEKELSFGNESTRRYVDSVTPSLFPSISPNSSTPTANTSDLLYRDENLAKIEVAVLAVIFVAAVLGNCSVLLGLYKSKKKMSRMHLFIKHLSLADLVVAFFQVLPQLCWDVTYRFHGPDFLCRIVKHLQVFGMFVSSYMLVVMTADRYIAICHPLKTLQQPTKRSYLMIGGAWIISLILSTPQYGIFSLHDLGDGVYDCWAVFISGTAQRAYITWITISIFVVPVTILLTCYGFICYNIWKNIKCKTKKEETDGKNTYGLLSTSVSSVRTISRAKIRTVKMTFVIVSAYIICWTPFFTTQMWSVYAEDVNWVENENTALTVSSLLASLNSCCNPWIYMFFSGHLLQDFIFSFLCCKKFKRTTNKEDSDSSTRRHTTLTRIQTKSPTNSMDTWKESPRSTKSIQFLPTQS; encoded by the exons ATGCGTTCCTATGCGGACGGAAACTCTGAGAAAGAATTAAGTTTTGGGAATGAGAGCACAAGGAGATATGTCGACTCTGTCACCCCCTCTCTGTTCCCTTCTATCTCGCCTAATAGCAGCACCCCAACTGCCAACACTTCGGACCTGCTGTACCGGGACGAGAACCTGGCTAAGATTGAGGTAGCCGTGCTTGCTGTCATATTTGTGGCGGCTGTGCTGGGTAACTGTAGCGTCTTGCTGGGTCTCTACAAATCCAAGAAGAAAATGTCACGAATGCACCTATTTATAAAGCACTTGAGCCTGGCAGATCTGGTGGTGGCTTTTTTCCAGGTACTTCCACAGCTGTGTTGGGATGTCACCTACCGTTTCCATGGTCCGGATTTCTTGTGCCGTATTGTTAAACACCTCCAAGTGTTTGGAATGTTTGTCTCATCTTACATGCTGGTAGTAATGACCGCGGATCGGTACATTGCTATTTGTCACCCTCTGAAGACTCTCCAGCAGCCTACAAAGAGGTCCTACCTAATGATCGGAGGTGCCTGGATCATCAGCCTTATCCTCAGCACTCCTCAGTATGGCATTTTCTCCCTGCATGACCTGGGGGACGGAGTGTACGACTGCTGGGCTGTATTTATTTCGGGAACGGCACAAAGAGCCTATATCACATGGATTACTATCAGTATATTCGTGGTGCCAGTGACCATCCTGTTAACCTGCTATGGGTTTATTTGCTACAACATCTGGAAAAACATTAAGTGCAAGACCAAGAAAGAGGAGACCGATGGCAAAAATACATACGGGTTACTTTCCACATCGGTCAGCAGCGTGAGGACCATCTCAAGAGCCAAGATTAGGACGGTGAAAATGACCTTCGTGATCGTGTCAGCCTACATCATCTGCTGGACACCATTCTTCACAACCCAGATGTGGTCGGTCTATGCAGAGGACGTCAACTGGGTTG aAAATGAAAACACTGCACTTACTGTGTCTTCCTTGCTAGCCAGCCTGAACAGTTGCTGCAACCCTTGGATATACATGTTTTTCAGTGGGCACTTGCTGCAAGATTTCATCTTTAGCTTTCTGTGCTGCAAAAAATTCAAGCGGACCACAAACAAAGAAGATTCTGATAGCAGTACAAGGAGACACACCACATtaaccaggatccagacaaaaagTCCAACCAACAGTATGGACACCTGGAAAGAGTCCCCAAGATCCACAAAATCCATCCAATTCTTACCCACACAAAGCTGA